A DNA window from Bacteroides cellulosilyticus contains the following coding sequences:
- a CDS encoding glycoside hydrolase family 2 TIM barrel-domain containing protein: protein MKKHLITGLFAALALTANAQSFKEWLDPEINAVNRAPMHTNYFAYESADAAMQGKKAQSTNYMTLNGTWKFSWVRNADQRPTDFWKVGFNDKGWNNLQVPAVWELNGYGDPIYVNTGYAWRNQFQNNPPEVPTENNHVGSYRREIIVPADWKGKDIIAHFGSVTSNMYLWVNGRYVGYSEDSKLEAEFDLTPYLKPGQTNLIAFQVFRWCDGTYLEDQDFFRYSGVGRDCYLYARNKKRIQDIRITPDLDEAYKNGSLRVTLDLKGSGNVNMELLDATGKAVATETAKGSGTILMNVENPHKWTAETPYLYTLRATLQGSNEVIPVKVGFRKIELKGDQILVNGQAVLFKGADRHEIDPDGGYVVSPERMIQDIQVMKKFNINAVRTCHYPDDNLWYDLCDQYGLYVVAEANVESHGMGYREKTLAKRTDYAKAHMERNQRNVQRGFNHPSIIFWSLGNEAGFGPNFEACYRWIKNEDSSRAVQYEQAHGNEFTDIDCPMYADYKHMERYGQRTDAKKPLIQCEYAHAMGNSQGGFKEYWDLIRKYPNLQGGFIWDFVDQSVRWKGKDGVTIYAYGGDFNRYDGSDKNFCDNGLISPDRVPNPHMYEVGYYYQNIWTTPADLKNGEVNVYNENFFRDLSAYYLDWQLLANGKVIRTGRVEDLNVAPQQTAKVKLNIGKTCECKEWLLNVTYRLKNREGLLPAGYAVAKDQLVLNPYKAPAMDLKNVEVVNTPTVAPQIQENDWRYLIINGDNFRLEFNKHTGYLNRYNVAGTELMNEDAELAPNFWRAPTDNDFGAGLQQKFAAWKNPGLKLTSFKWETVDNQTVVRAEYEMKNVSAKLDLTYVINNKGAVKVTQKMTADPQAKVSHMFRFGMQMQMPKTFETVEYYGRGPVENYSDRNHCTDLGLYRQSVDEQFYSYIRPQETGTKTDIRWWKQLNDAGRGLQIVADAPFSASALHYTIESLDDGWDKGQSHSPEVKEANLTNLCIDKAQMGLGCVNSWGAWPLPQYQLPYGDYEFTFILTPVQHGIEIE, encoded by the coding sequence ATGAAGAAACATCTTATTACCGGACTCTTTGCAGCCCTGGCTCTGACTGCAAATGCACAGTCCTTTAAAGAGTGGCTTGATCCGGAGATCAATGCCGTGAACCGTGCTCCCATGCACACTAATTACTTTGCCTATGAATCGGCAGATGCCGCCATGCAAGGCAAGAAAGCCCAATCTACTAATTACATGACTTTGAACGGTACCTGGAAATTCTCTTGGGTACGCAATGCCGACCAGCGTCCTACCGACTTCTGGAAAGTAGGTTTCAATGACAAAGGCTGGAATAATCTGCAAGTTCCGGCTGTGTGGGAATTGAATGGTTATGGCGATCCTATTTATGTAAACACTGGCTATGCCTGGCGTAATCAGTTCCAGAACAACCCTCCTGAAGTTCCTACAGAGAACAATCATGTAGGTTCTTACCGTCGTGAGATCATTGTTCCCGCTGACTGGAAAGGGAAAGACATTATCGCTCATTTCGGTTCTGTAACCTCCAACATGTATCTCTGGGTAAATGGCCGTTATGTAGGTTATAGCGAAGACAGCAAGCTCGAAGCCGAATTCGACCTGACTCCTTATTTGAAACCCGGACAAACGAATCTTATCGCTTTCCAGGTATTTCGCTGGTGTGATGGAACCTACCTGGAAGACCAGGACTTCTTCCGTTACAGTGGTGTGGGACGTGATTGCTACCTCTATGCCCGCAACAAGAAACGTATCCAGGACATCCGTATTACTCCCGATCTGGACGAGGCATACAAAAATGGTTCTCTGCGTGTGACGCTCGACCTGAAAGGCAGCGGTAACGTAAATATGGAATTACTGGATGCTACCGGCAAGGCAGTAGCTACGGAAACAGCCAAAGGTAGCGGTACCATTCTGATGAATGTGGAAAATCCGCATAAATGGACAGCCGAAACTCCTTACCTCTATACACTGCGTGCCACTTTGCAAGGCAGCAACGAAGTAATCCCCGTAAAGGTAGGCTTCCGCAAGATTGAATTGAAAGGTGACCAGATATTAGTAAACGGTCAGGCCGTTCTCTTCAAAGGTGCCGACCGTCATGAAATTGATCCGGATGGTGGTTATGTCGTATCTCCCGAACGCATGATCCAGGATATCCAGGTCATGAAGAAATTTAATATCAACGCTGTGCGTACCTGTCACTATCCTGATGACAATCTGTGGTACGACCTTTGCGACCAATACGGTTTGTATGTAGTGGCTGAGGCTAATGTCGAATCACACGGTATGGGTTATCGTGAAAAGACACTGGCTAAACGCACCGACTATGCCAAAGCTCACATGGAACGTAACCAGCGCAACGTACAACGCGGCTTCAATCATCCCAGCATTATTTTCTGGTCATTGGGTAACGAAGCCGGTTTCGGACCTAACTTTGAAGCTTGCTACCGTTGGATCAAGAATGAAGATTCCAGTCGTGCCGTACAATACGAACAGGCGCACGGAAACGAATTTACCGACATCGACTGCCCCATGTATGCCGATTACAAGCACATGGAAAGATATGGCCAGCGTACAGATGCCAAGAAGCCTCTTATCCAGTGTGAATATGCCCACGCTATGGGTAACTCACAGGGCGGTTTCAAAGAATATTGGGATCTGATCCGTAAATACCCTAACCTGCAAGGCGGTTTCATCTGGGACTTCGTAGACCAGTCCGTTCGTTGGAAAGGCAAAGACGGTGTAACTATCTACGCTTATGGCGGTGACTTCAACCGTTACGACGGTTCCGACAAGAACTTCTGCGATAATGGTCTGATCAGTCCCGACCGTGTTCCCAATCCGCACATGTACGAAGTGGGTTACTATTATCAGAACATCTGGACAACTCCCGCTGACCTGAAGAACGGCGAAGTGAACGTGTACAACGAAAACTTCTTCCGTGACCTTTCCGCTTACTATCTGGATTGGCAATTGCTTGCTAACGGTAAAGTAATTCGTACCGGTCGTGTAGAAGACCTCAACGTAGCTCCGCAGCAGACTGCCAAAGTGAAATTGAACATCGGCAAAACCTGCGAATGCAAAGAATGGTTGTTGAATGTAACTTATCGCCTGAAGAACCGCGAAGGTCTGCTTCCCGCCGGATATGCCGTAGCCAAAGACCAGCTTGTATTGAACCCCTACAAGGCTCCTGCCATGGACCTGAAGAATGTGGAAGTTGTGAATACTCCTACCGTTGCTCCTCAAATCCAGGAAAACGACTGGCGTTATCTGATCATCAACGGTGATAACTTCCGTCTGGAATTCAACAAACATACCGGTTACCTGAATCGCTACAACGTAGCAGGCACGGAATTGATGAACGAAGATGCCGAACTGGCACCTAACTTCTGGCGTGCACCTACGGACAATGATTTCGGTGCAGGTTTGCAACAGAAATTCGCTGCCTGGAAGAACCCGGGTCTGAAGCTGACTTCCTTCAAATGGGAGACAGTAGACAATCAGACAGTGGTACGTGCAGAATACGAAATGAAGAATGTTTCTGCCAAACTGGATCTTACTTATGTAATCAACAACAAGGGTGCTGTAAAGGTGACTCAGAAGATGACTGCCGATCCGCAGGCTAAAGTATCTCATATGTTCCGTTTCGGTATGCAGATGCAGATGCCCAAGACTTTTGAAACTGTAGAATACTATGGCCGTGGCCCGGTAGAGAACTACAGTGACCGTAATCATTGTACAGATCTGGGATTGTATCGCCAGAGTGTAGATGAACAATTCTATTCTTATATCCGTCCGCAGGAAACAGGTACGAAGACCGATATCCGCTGGTGGAAGCAACTGAACGATGCCGGACGCGGTTTGCAGATTGTAGCTGACGCTCCGTTCTCCGCATCAGCCCTGCACTATACTATCGAGTCTCTGGATGATGGTTGGGACAAAGGTCAGAGCCACTCTCCCGAAGTGAAAGAGGCTAACCTGACAAATCTCTGCATCGACAAGGCTCAGATGGGCTTAGGATGTGTGAACAGTTGGGGTGCATGGCCGTTACCACAGTATCAGTTGCCTTATGGTGACTATGAATTTACGTTCATTCTTACTCCGGTACAACACGGTATAGAAATTGAATAA
- a CDS encoding alpha-L-arabinofuranosidase C-terminal domain-containing protein — MRKLTTLLVLSLALGVQAQQHVMTVDVSKPTAKIQPEMYGIFFEDINFGADGGLYAELVKNRSFEFPQPFVGWVPFGNVTVQDADPCFDRNPHYVRVVNDGRLLRAGLDNEGYRGIGVKQGEEYRFSVYARTPDAKPMKLSIELVNSNAQNLLKKEIEVSGNNWQKLTAVLKSPFTDAHARLRIVLETQGTVDMDHISLFPVNTWKGRENGLRADLAQALYDLNPGVFRFPGGCIIEGNSLETRYQWKNSVGPVENRPLNENRWNYTFKHKAFPDYFQTLGLGYFEYFLLSEDLGAEPLPVISCGLSCQYESNEVVPMDELDPYIQDALDLIEFANGPVTSKWGKVRADMGHPEPFNLKMIGIGNEQWDKVYVERLEAFTKAIRAKYPDVKVVGSSGPSASGDKFDYLWPEMKRIGVDLVDEHYYMNPDWFFGNASRYDNYDRKGPKVFAGEYASHDHSTKKDNNFLAALSEAAFMTGLERNADVVHLATYAPLFAHVDAWQWNPDLIWFDNLRMMRTPNYYVQQMYGMNAGTDVLSLKMDGKAVAGQDSLYATAALNAPTGEIILKLVNASSKPADVQIDFNGLKKRQLVAGSCTYLQNDNWRTVNTLDQEAIVPRVRPVQVEGQSLKLKLEPRSFGVYRME; from the coding sequence ATGAGAAAACTAACCACCCTTTTAGTCCTGTCCCTTGCACTGGGTGTGCAGGCGCAGCAGCATGTGATGACCGTCGACGTTTCCAAACCGACGGCAAAGATACAACCTGAAATGTATGGCATCTTTTTCGAAGATATCAACTTTGGTGCCGATGGAGGTCTGTATGCCGAACTGGTAAAGAACCGTTCTTTTGAATTCCCACAACCTTTCGTGGGTTGGGTGCCTTTCGGTAATGTAACCGTTCAGGATGCAGACCCTTGTTTTGACCGCAATCCTCACTATGTACGCGTAGTGAACGACGGCCGCCTACTGCGTGCCGGACTGGATAATGAAGGTTACCGCGGCATCGGTGTGAAGCAAGGCGAAGAATACCGTTTCTCCGTTTATGCCCGCACGCCGGATGCGAAGCCGATGAAGCTCTCCATCGAGCTCGTCAACTCCAATGCACAGAATCTGTTGAAGAAAGAAATCGAAGTCAGCGGCAATAACTGGCAAAAGCTGACGGCGGTGCTGAAATCTCCTTTCACAGACGCTCATGCCCGCCTGCGTATCGTCCTCGAAACACAGGGTACGGTAGATATGGATCATATCTCCTTGTTTCCTGTGAATACTTGGAAAGGACGTGAGAATGGTCTGCGTGCCGACCTCGCACAAGCCCTTTATGACCTTAACCCGGGCGTATTCCGTTTCCCCGGTGGTTGTATCATCGAGGGTAACAGTCTTGAAACCCGTTACCAGTGGAAGAATTCCGTAGGTCCTGTTGAAAACCGCCCTCTGAATGAAAACCGCTGGAACTACACCTTCAAACATAAAGCCTTCCCTGACTATTTCCAGACTTTGGGACTTGGTTACTTCGAATACTTCCTGTTGAGCGAAGACCTCGGTGCAGAACCTCTTCCGGTAATCAGCTGCGGGCTCTCCTGCCAGTACGAAAGCAACGAAGTAGTTCCGATGGATGAACTCGATCCGTACATACAGGATGCACTCGACCTGATTGAATTTGCCAACGGCCCTGTTACTTCCAAGTGGGGAAAGGTGCGTGCCGATATGGGACATCCCGAACCCTTCAATCTGAAGATGATCGGTATCGGTAATGAACAGTGGGACAAGGTTTATGTAGAACGTTTGGAAGCTTTCACAAAAGCTATCCGTGCGAAATACCCTGATGTGAAGGTTGTAGGTAGCTCCGGCCCGAGTGCCAGCGGTGATAAATTCGATTATCTCTGGCCCGAAATGAAGCGTATCGGTGTAGACCTGGTGGACGAACACTACTACATGAATCCTGATTGGTTCTTTGGCAATGCGTCACGCTATGACAATTACGACCGCAAAGGTCCGAAGGTTTTCGCCGGAGAATATGCTTCACACGATCATTCCACGAAGAAGGATAACAACTTCCTCGCCGCCCTTTCCGAAGCTGCCTTTATGACGGGACTGGAACGGAATGCGGATGTTGTTCATCTGGCTACTTATGCGCCGTTGTTTGCTCACGTAGACGCTTGGCAGTGGAATCCCGACCTGATCTGGTTCGATAACCTGCGCATGATGCGCACACCGAACTATTACGTTCAGCAGATGTACGGCATGAATGCCGGTACCGATGTACTCAGCCTGAAGATGGATGGCAAAGCAGTAGCGGGGCAGGACAGCCTCTATGCAACAGCTGCACTGAATGCACCTACCGGAGAAATCATCCTGAAACTGGTGAATGCAAGCAGTAAGCCTGCCGATGTTCAGATCGATTTCAATGGTTTGAAGAAACGTCAGTTGGTTGCCGGTTCCTGCACTTACTTACAGAATGACAATTGGCGCACAGTAAATACGCTGGATCAGGAAGCGATTGTTCCCCGTGTACGTCCGGTACAGGTAGAAGGGCAATCTCTGAAACTGAAACTTGAACCACGTTCGTTCGGAGTGTACCGGATGGAATAG
- a CDS encoding alpha-L-arabinofuranosidase C-terminal domain-containing protein: MNRLIRFLSVCLLLSFVFPVQAKVEGVTNEPNQVYLFSYSNRDGRSGLKFAWSPDGEKWFSVADGFAYVNSDFGPWGRAKTMFKPHLMQTRADGKWHCIWEATNTGKALAYVTSPDLQKWEAQSYFSPEERSKYEPKDVYPTTQKKVLVNGSEEEGWVQEVPYTTVQQIIRYAEHKKYRQSLNAERTEQDPVRFANLKPVEATIQVNAGQAKEISKHLIGIFFEDINYGADGGLYAELVQNRDFEYTPTDRGNDQNWNSTHSWSVQGSDATLSIATENPIHPNNSHYAVFDVNAAEQTALVNAGFDGIALKKGEKYDFSLFGKVLEGKGGKVLVNLVDKDGTIIAQTAVNVTSKDWKQQKAVLTATSDAAAASLSIVPQAVSKYALDMISLFPQKTFKGRKNGLRADLAQTLADLHPRFVRFPGGCVAHGDGIDNIYDWKGSIGPLEARKPLRNLWGYHQTRGLGYHEYFLFCEDMGAEPVPVLAAGVPCQNSGTCAHHSKDELTCMGQQGGVPMEEMDQYIQDVLDLIEYANGDARKTVWGKKRAEAGHPKPFNLKFIGIGNEDMITPVFVERFKMIFDAVKAKHPEVTVIGTTGPFYEGTDYEVGWDLATELGVPMVDEHYYVEPGWMIHNQEYYDHYDRSKAKVYLGEYAAHLPGRPNNVETALAEALYLTAVERNGDVVEMTSYAPLLAKDGHTQWNPDLIYFNNTEVRPTVGYYTQQMYGQNAGTEYLSSTVKLNNGWDAVKKRVGVSVVKDANTGDYIVKLVNMLPVEVSSQVKLDGVTLVNPSATKTILTGDPKDRGAKPASSDFKVEGNDFSYSMPAYSFTVIRIHQVVGK, encoded by the coding sequence ATGAACAGATTGATTAGATTTTTAAGTGTATGTTTACTTCTGTCCTTTGTCTTCCCTGTGCAGGCAAAGGTGGAGGGCGTGACGAATGAACCGAATCAGGTGTACCTCTTTTCCTATTCGAACCGTGACGGACGCAGCGGCCTGAAGTTTGCCTGGAGTCCCGACGGAGAGAAGTGGTTTAGCGTGGCTGATGGATTTGCCTATGTGAATTCCGACTTCGGTCCGTGGGGACGGGCAAAGACTATGTTCAAGCCCCATTTGATGCAAACCCGTGCTGATGGCAAATGGCATTGCATCTGGGAAGCTACGAATACCGGTAAGGCACTTGCCTATGTAACCTCTCCCGACTTGCAGAAGTGGGAAGCACAGAGTTATTTCTCTCCCGAAGAACGTAGCAAGTATGAACCCAAAGATGTGTATCCCACCACTCAGAAGAAGGTATTGGTGAATGGTTCCGAAGAAGAAGGCTGGGTACAGGAAGTTCCCTATACTACCGTGCAGCAGATCATCCGCTATGCCGAACATAAGAAATACCGCCAGTCACTGAATGCCGAGCGTACCGAGCAAGACCCTGTACGTTTTGCCAACCTCAAGCCTGTAGAGGCTACTATTCAGGTGAATGCAGGTCAGGCGAAAGAAATCAGCAAGCATCTGATTGGTATTTTCTTTGAGGATATCAACTATGGAGCAGACGGTGGCTTGTATGCCGAACTGGTTCAGAACCGTGACTTTGAGTATACCCCGACCGACCGTGGTAACGATCAGAACTGGAATAGTACTCACTCCTGGAGTGTTCAGGGCAGTGATGCTACATTGAGCATTGCAACGGAAAATCCTATTCATCCTAATAACTCCCATTATGCTGTTTTCGATGTGAATGCAGCTGAACAAACAGCATTGGTGAATGCCGGTTTCGATGGCATAGCCCTGAAGAAAGGTGAGAAATATGATTTCTCACTCTTTGGTAAAGTGCTTGAGGGGAAAGGAGGCAAGGTACTTGTGAACTTGGTTGATAAAGATGGAACAATTATAGCACAAACTGCCGTAAATGTAACATCTAAAGATTGGAAACAACAGAAAGCAGTCTTGACAGCCACAAGCGATGCGGCGGCGGCATCTCTGTCCATTGTTCCCCAGGCTGTCAGCAAGTATGCGCTGGATATGATTTCCCTCTTTCCGCAAAAGACCTTCAAAGGTCGTAAGAACGGACTCCGCGCTGATCTGGCACAAACGCTTGCCGATTTGCATCCCCGTTTCGTACGTTTCCCCGGTGGTTGTGTGGCTCATGGCGATGGAATAGATAATATTTATGATTGGAAAGGTTCTATCGGTCCGTTGGAAGCCCGCAAGCCGCTCCGCAATCTTTGGGGATACCATCAGACACGCGGTCTGGGATACCACGAATACTTCTTGTTCTGTGAAGATATGGGTGCGGAACCCGTACCTGTGCTTGCAGCCGGTGTACCTTGTCAGAACTCTGGTACCTGCGCCCACCATTCCAAGGATGAACTGACTTGCATGGGACAGCAGGGTGGCGTTCCGATGGAAGAAATGGATCAGTACATCCAAGATGTTCTCGACCTGATAGAATATGCCAACGGAGATGCCCGCAAAACCGTGTGGGGTAAGAAGCGTGCGGAAGCCGGACATCCGAAACCGTTCAATCTGAAGTTCATCGGTATCGGTAATGAGGACATGATTACACCTGTCTTCGTGGAACGCTTTAAGATGATATTTGATGCAGTGAAAGCAAAACATCCTGAAGTTACCGTGATTGGTACTACCGGTCCGTTCTACGAAGGTACGGATTATGAAGTAGGTTGGGATCTTGCTACCGAACTGGGTGTACCGATGGTAGACGAGCACTATTACGTAGAACCGGGTTGGATGATTCACAATCAGGAATATTACGATCATTACGACCGTAGCAAAGCGAAAGTCTATTTAGGCGAATACGCCGCCCACCTGCCGGGACGCCCCAATAATGTAGAAACTGCGCTTGCCGAAGCTCTCTATCTAACTGCCGTAGAACGTAACGGTGACGTGGTAGAAATGACTTCCTATGCTCCGTTGTTGGCTAAAGATGGTCATACACAATGGAATCCGGACTTGATCTATTTCAATAATACGGAAGTAAGACCCACAGTAGGCTACTATACCCAACAAATGTATGGTCAGAACGCCGGTACCGAATACCTGTCTTCTACGGTAAAACTGAATAATGGTTGGGATGCCGTGAAGAAACGTGTCGGAGTATCAGTTGTGAAAGACGCTAATACCGGAGATTATATCGTGAAGTTAGTGAATATGCTTCCGGTGGAAGTTTCTTCCCAGGTGAAGTTGGACGGAGTTACTTTGGTAAATCCTTCGGCTACAAAAACGATATTGACAGGTGATCCGAAAGACAGAGGAGCTAAACCCGCTTCTTCTGATTTCAAGGTAGAAGGAAATGACTTTTCTTACTCAATGCCGGCTTATTCGTTTACAGTGATACGTATTCATCAAGTCGTTGGTAAATGA
- a CDS encoding glycoside hydrolase family 97 protein, whose translation MRNKLKGLVFLCMAVVLPLTAQNVTVSGPDGKLQLTVSCPEGKEASYSLTYSGKQMLESSPLGLETNVGDFAKAMKLTGYKERKIDTVYMQSRIKASKIHYQANELVCAFVNAKGQKMDVIFRVSNNDVAFRYTLPRQGERGSLVVNSEATGFRFPKQTTTFICPQSDAMIGWKRTKPSYEEEYKADAPMDVRSQYGHGYTFPCLFRVGDNGWVLVSETGVDSRYCGSRLSDVTEGNLYTVAFPMAEENNGNGTVAPAFALPGSTPWRTITVGETLKPIVETTVIWDVVEPLYETEHDYQMGRGTWSWILWQDGSINYDDQVRYVDLAAAMGYEYVLIDNWWDTKIGHKRMESLIDYAQGKGVDVFLWYSSSGYWNDIEQGPVNMMDDPIIRKREMKWLQEQGVKGIKVDFFGGDKQETMRLYEGILSDADDHGLMVIFHGCTVPRGWERMYPNYVGSEAVLASENLIFNQHFCDEEAFNACLHPFIRNAVGSMEFGGTFLNKRLNRGNNGGTTRRTTDVFQLSTAVLFQNPIQNYALAPNNLTDAPQVCLDFMKQVPTTWDETRFIDGYPGKYAVVARRHGKQWYVAAVNGTKEVLKLKLELPMLAGETLSFYNDDKELQPQLQTLKLKADGKLQLTLQPQGGAVLVQDWKTNEKEMGAYLFTYFKDDTHSLYFAVSDDGYTFTDVNNGQPIIAGDTIAEQKGIRDPHIYRAPDGTFYIAMTDLHIFAQQKGLRNTEWERDGAKYGWGNNRGFVLMKSKDLVNWTHHVVRIDKTFPGYDEIGCAWAPELVYDEHAGRIMIYFTMRMGNARNMLYYAYVNEDFDGLETEPRLLFQYPDATKSAIDADITKVGDKYHMFYVAHDGTPGIKQAVSKYINRGYAYLPEWVDPEPKACEAPNMWKRIGEDKWVVMYDIYGINPHNFGFSETTDFVNFKDLGHFNEGVMKATNFSSPKHGAVIHITKKEAEKLRKYWK comes from the coding sequence ATGAGAAACAAACTGAAGGGATTAGTTTTTTTATGTATGGCGGTAGTCTTGCCGCTGACAGCACAGAATGTAACCGTCAGCGGGCCTGACGGTAAATTACAACTAACAGTTTCGTGCCCGGAAGGGAAGGAAGCATCGTATTCTCTCACCTATAGCGGGAAACAGATGTTGGAATCATCTCCGTTGGGTCTGGAGACCAATGTGGGAGACTTCGCGAAAGCAATGAAACTGACTGGGTATAAAGAAAGGAAAATTGATACCGTTTACATGCAATCGCGTATCAAAGCTTCTAAGATACACTATCAGGCCAATGAATTGGTATGTGCTTTTGTCAATGCAAAAGGGCAGAAGATGGACGTAATATTCCGTGTGAGCAATAATGATGTTGCTTTCCGCTATACGTTGCCCCGCCAGGGCGAGCGGGGAAGCCTTGTTGTGAACAGCGAAGCGACCGGCTTCCGTTTTCCTAAACAGACTACTACCTTCATATGTCCGCAAAGTGACGCCATGATAGGCTGGAAGCGGACAAAACCGAGTTATGAAGAAGAATATAAGGCGGATGCCCCGATGGATGTCCGTTCACAATACGGACATGGATATACTTTCCCCTGCCTGTTCCGCGTAGGAGATAATGGCTGGGTACTTGTCAGCGAGACAGGAGTAGACAGCCGCTATTGCGGTTCGCGCCTGAGCGATGTAACAGAAGGAAATCTGTATACGGTAGCTTTCCCGATGGCTGAAGAGAATAATGGTAACGGAACAGTTGCCCCCGCTTTCGCTTTACCGGGTTCTACCCCTTGGCGTACGATTACGGTAGGTGAGACATTGAAGCCTATTGTAGAAACCACTGTTATCTGGGATGTAGTGGAACCGTTGTATGAGACGGAACATGATTATCAGATGGGACGTGGAACCTGGAGCTGGATACTCTGGCAGGACGGCAGTATCAACTATGATGACCAGGTGCGTTATGTTGATCTGGCTGCTGCAATGGGTTATGAATATGTGTTGATTGACAACTGGTGGGATACGAAAATCGGCCATAAGCGTATGGAATCCCTCATTGACTATGCACAAGGTAAGGGTGTGGATGTATTCCTGTGGTACAGTTCAAGCGGCTACTGGAATGATATCGAGCAAGGGCCTGTCAATATGATGGATGATCCGATTATCCGCAAGCGTGAAATGAAATGGCTTCAGGAACAGGGTGTGAAAGGTATCAAAGTCGATTTCTTCGGTGGAGACAAACAGGAAACCATGCGTTTGTATGAAGGTATTCTGAGTGATGCTGACGATCACGGTCTGATGGTAATCTTCCACGGCTGTACAGTGCCTCGCGGATGGGAGCGGATGTATCCCAACTATGTAGGCAGCGAAGCGGTACTGGCTTCCGAGAATCTGATTTTCAACCAACATTTCTGTGATGAAGAAGCTTTCAATGCCTGCCTGCATCCTTTTATCCGTAATGCGGTGGGCAGCATGGAATTTGGCGGTACTTTCCTGAACAAGCGTTTGAACCGGGGGAACAATGGTGGAACTACCCGTCGCACGACGGATGTATTCCAGTTGTCAACAGCTGTGTTGTTCCAGAATCCTATTCAGAATTATGCTTTGGCACCCAACAACCTGACGGATGCCCCGCAAGTTTGCCTGGACTTTATGAAACAGGTGCCTACTACGTGGGATGAAACACGTTTTATTGATGGTTATCCCGGAAAATATGCAGTTGTTGCACGTCGTCACGGCAAACAATGGTATGTAGCTGCCGTTAACGGTACAAAAGAAGTACTGAAGTTGAAACTCGAATTACCTATGCTTGCAGGAGAGACTCTCTCATTCTATAATGATGATAAAGAACTGCAACCCCAGTTGCAAACTCTGAAACTGAAAGCTGACGGCAAACTCCAACTGACCCTCCAACCGCAAGGTGGCGCCGTACTGGTTCAGGACTGGAAAACGAATGAAAAGGAAATGGGAGCCTATCTGTTTACCTATTTCAAAGACGATACACATAGTTTATATTTCGCAGTCAGCGATGACGGATATACATTTACGGATGTAAATAACGGTCAGCCCATTATCGCCGGTGATACGATTGCCGAACAGAAAGGTATCCGTGACCCGCATATCTATCGTGCACCGGACGGTACTTTCTACATTGCCATGACCGACCTGCACATCTTTGCCCAGCAGAAAGGTCTGCGCAACACCGAGTGGGAGCGTGACGGAGCCAAATACGGCTGGGGTAACAACCGTGGTTTTGTCCTGATGAAATCAAAAGACCTTGTAAACTGGACACACCATGTGGTCCGTATTGACAAGACTTTCCCCGGATATGATGAGATCGGTTGTGCCTGGGCACCTGAACTGGTCTACGATGAACATGCAGGCAGAATAATGATCTACTTCACCATGCGCATGGGCAATGCACGGAATATGCTGTACTATGCTTATGTAAACGAAGATTTTGACGGTCTGGAAACAGAACCCCGGCTATTGTTCCAATATCCCGATGCTACCAAATCAGCTATTGATGCCGACATCACGAAAGTAGGTGATAAATATCACATGTTTTACGTTGCTCACGACGGAACACCGGGCATCAAACAAGCTGTATCGAAGTATATCAACCGTGGATATGCTTACCTGCCGGAATGGGTAGATCCGGAACCGAAAGCCTGCGAAGCTCCTAACATGTGGAAGCGCATCGGCGAAGACAAATGGGTGGTAATGTATGACATCTATGGTATCAATCCTCATAATTTCGGTTTCAGTGAAACCACTGACTTTGTGAACTTCAAAGATCTGGGACACTTCAATGAAGGTGTGATGAAGGCGACTAACTTCTCTTCACCGAAACATGGAGCAGTAATCCACATCACTAAGAAAGAGGCTGAGAAGCTGAGAAAGTACTGGAAATAG